The proteins below come from a single Oncorhynchus gorbuscha isolate QuinsamMale2020 ecotype Even-year linkage group LG12, OgorEven_v1.0, whole genome shotgun sequence genomic window:
- the rpl21 gene encoding 60S ribosomal protein L21, whose translation MTNTRGKRRGTRYMFSRAFRKHGPIPLSTYMRIYRKGDIVDIKGTGTIQKGMPHKCYHGKTGRVYNVTQHAVGIIVNKQVKGKILAKRINVRIEHVKHSKSRDSFLQRVKENEKRKVEAKQKGTWVELKRQPTAPRDARFVSTKGNEPQLLEPIPYEFMA comes from the exons ATGACGAACACAAGAGGCAAGAGGAGGGGGACGAGGTACATGTTCAGCAGGGCCTTCCGCAAGCATG GTCCCATTCCCCTGTCCACGTACATGCGTATCTACAGGAAGGGCGATATCGTTGACATCAAG ggtaCAGGTACCATCCAGAAGGGAATGCCTCATAAGTGCTACCACGGCAAGACGGGCAGAGTCTACAACGTAACCCAACATGCTGTCGGCATCATTGTCAACAAGCAGGTCAA aGGTAAGATCCTTGCCAAGAGGATCAACGTACGTATTGAGCATGTGAAGCACTCTAAGAGCAGGGACAGCTTCCTGCAGCGCGTCAAGGAGAACGAGAAGAGGAAAGTGGAGGCCAAGCAGAAGGGCACCTGGGTGGAGCTGAAACGGCAG CCCACTGCTCCCCGTGATGCCCGCTTTGTCAGCACCAAGGGCAATGAGCCCCAGCTGCTGGAGCCCATCCCCTATGAGTTCATGGCATAA